One Pararge aegeria chromosome 1, ilParAegt1.1, whole genome shotgun sequence genomic region harbors:
- the LOC120624500 gene encoding oxysterol-binding protein-related protein 6-like isoform X9 produces MKFKSPITLSTLVDLRWLLSRGCSGKNMSQGGLKHVATEPTRLESKRERRRGAAGRAAALRRAPSDSDCSGETASLSADSGDRSVRPAPPPPRSGKSRSSRRRGSEWEVLEGLKDGQRFEKRPEVFNGYLHKKRKWPLKGWHKRFFVVDGGILVYARSPTDVARGRLHGSVDVGLSVISAKARRRRIDIDADEFIYHLRAKTPDVFRTWLNVLKAHRLYRQHLLTFGARESVPKIHAPLEDMPPTDTSSRLISPTTPARGPQAGFVSGTPGGRLAGWSIESGGPLDGVSRELGQAQLSLQQLQGYLDALELHQQAHHDTDVSLEGASPNVKKDRRKFGLRKKKSSNKCASVELAPPHMDASNSHMALSALTAPPSPGGGASSIPASAASLPIACAATRPQSLPGAEALNAPTSLCSLTPDQQLREDFTVLAKDLVCSLKNVVATLVRERGRTRVESEGTPLLTALRTDLSSALQQNSELRSRLSRIHDASDLAEISSMGHNSAPNRPFQHSLSYSSSCVSASEFFDAEEHEENHKQNEILNADEAGVIELDGDSTSEAGSLSSEDGSASSDNSDAATEQSTLRLNENGPNTWVRRTRLPHPRPSPGGPSLWNLLYKNIGKDLSQISMPVTINEPLNMLQRLCEELEYSELLDAAAKSVDAVDRCALVAAFAVSSYAAAAHRAASKPFNPLLAETYECVRADRAFRFVAEQVSHHPPISACHAESPRWVFWQEARIKTKFWGKSMEFQPAGRVHVKLLTTGDHYSWNKVTTCVHNLFGGQRWVDQYGDMHIACQGTDIGCKLNFVKASSWSSSRHEVRGAVTEGGSGTRLRLAGRWSEALYAGDPPAARCLWRPGAMPPEHELYYGFTRFAMELNEMEPGLRDALPHTDTRLRPDQRALEEGDVDAAEQFKHQLEQAQRERRRDCTEHVPAWFRKVLEGSEEMWSFTGEYWKAREAGFPSLQSPRLW; encoded by the exons GGGAGCGGAGGCGCGGGGCTGCGGGGCGCGCGGCCGCGCTGCGAAGGGCACCATCTGACTCCGACTGCTCCGGCGAGACTGCCTCCCTGTCCGCCGACAGCGGCGACCGTTCCGTGAGGCCTGCGCCGCCCCCGCCGCGGTCCGGCAAGTCGAGgag CAGCCGTCGCCGTGGCAGCGAATGGGAGGTCCTGGAAGGATTGAAGGACGGCCAGCGATTCGAGAAACGCCCGGAAGTCTTCAACGGGTACCTTCACAAAAAACGCAAATGGCCTCTAAAAGGATGGCACAAG CGTTTCTTCGTAGTGGACGGCGGCATACTGGTGTACGCTCGCTCGCCCACCGACGTGGCGCGCGGCCGCCTGCACGGCTCGGTGGACGTCGGCCTGTCCGTCATATCCGCGAAGGCGCGGCGACGCCGGATAGACATCGACGCGGACGAGTTCATATACCACTTGCGGGCGAAGACGCCGGACGTGTTCCGGACGTGGCTGAACGTGCTGAAAGCTCATAG ATTATATAGACAACATTTGCTGACATTTGGTGCACGAGAATCAGTTCCTAAAATACACGCCCCTCTAGAAGATATGCCCCCCACGGATACATCTTCGC GGCTAATTAGCCCCACGACGCCAGCTCGCGGGCCGCAGGCGGGCTTCGTGTCCGGCACGCCGGGCGGGCGTCTTGCCGGCTGGAGCATTG AGTCGGGCGGGCCGCTGGACGGCGTGTCGCGGGAGCTGGGCCAGGCGCAACTGTCACTGCAGCAGTTACAGGGCTACCTGGACGCCTTGGAGCTACACCAGCAGGCCCATCACGACACCGAT GTGTCACTGGAAGGCGCGTCACCAAACGTGAAGAAGGACCGCCGTAAGTTTGGACTACGCAAGAAGAAATCCAGCAACAAATGCGCGTCTGTTGAACTCGCCCCTCCTCATATGGACGCATCAAATTCTCACATG GCTCTCTCAGCCTTAACTGCGCCGCCCTCCCCTGGGGGCGGGGCCTCGTCCATCCCAGCCTCCGCAGCATCGCTTCCTATCG CATGTGCTGCCACCAGGCCTCAGTCATTACCCGGTGCGGAAGCACTCAACGCTCCTACAAGCCTATGCAGTCTAACTCCTGATCAGCAGTTGAGGGAAGACTTTACGGTGCTCGCTAAAGACCTTGTCTGCAGTCTTAAGAATGTCGTGGCTACATTG GTACGGGAGCGCGGAAGGACGCGCGTGGAGTCCGAGGGTACTCCGCTGCTGACCGCTCTACGCACCGACCTGTCCTCTGCACTGCAACAAAACTCCG AGCTGCGGTCCCGCCTGTCGCGCATACACGACGCTTCCGACCTCGCTGAGATCTCATCTATGGGGCACAACTCCGCACCG AATCGTCCATTCCAACACTCTCTAAGCTACAGTTCGTCGTGTGTTTCCGCATCCGAATTCTTCGACGCGGAAGAGCATGAAGAGAACCACAAGCAGAATGAAATCTTGAACGCCGATGAG GCAGGCGTGATAGAACTAGATGGGGACTCTACCTCCGAAGCTGGATCGCTCAGCAGTGAAGATGGTTCCGCAAGCTCTGACAATTCCGATGCAGCGA CAGAGCAGTCAACTCTTCGCCTTAACGAGAACGGGCCGAATACGTGGGTGCGTCGCACGCGTCTCCCGCACCCGCGGCCTTCCCCGGGCGGTCCGAGCCTGTGGAACCTGCTGTACAAGAACATTGGCAAGGACCTCAGCCAGATCTCCATGCCGGTCACCATCAACGAACCTCTCAATATGCTACAG AGATTATGCGAAGAACTGGAATATTCCGAGCTACTAGACGCTGCGGCTAAAAGCGTAGATGCCGTTGACAGATGTGCGTTAGTTGCGGCGTTCGCAGTGAGTTCGTACGCAGCCGCGGCGCACCGAGCGGCGTCCAAGCCCTTCAACCCGTTACTAGCCGAGACGTACGAGTGTGTGCGAGCTGATAGGGCATTCAGATTTGTAGCTGAACAG GTCTCTCATCATCCGCCCATATCGGCGTGCCACGCGGAATCCCCGCGCTGGGTGTTTTGGCAGGAGGCGCGAATCAAGACCAAGTTCTGGGGCAAGTCCATGGAGTTCCAGCCGGCGGGCAGAGTCCATGTGAAACTCTTGACCACGGGAGACCATTATAGTTGGAACAAG GTGACAACATGCGTGCACAATCTGTTCGGCGGGCAGCGGTGGGTGGATCAGTACGGCGATATGCATATCGCTTGCCAGGGGACCGATATCGGGTGCAAACTTAACTTTGTTAAG GCCAGCTCGTGGTCTAGCAGCAGGCACGAAGTGCGAGGCGCGGTCACCGAAGGTGGCAGCGGCACGCGGCTCCGCCTGGCGGGACGGTGGTCCGAGGCCTTGTACGCCGGTGACCCGCCCGCCGCCCGCTGCCTATGGAGGCCTG GCGCAATGCCCCCGGAGCACGAGCTGTACTACGGCTTCACGCGGTTCGCGATGGAGTTGAACGAAATGGAACCCGGCCTGCGGGACGCGCTGCCCCACACCGACACCAGGCTCAG GCCCGACCAACGCGCGTTAGAAGAGGGCGACGTGGACGCCGCGGAGCAGTTCAAGCATCAGCTAGAACAAGCGCAAAGGGAGAGAAGGCGGGACTGTACAGAGCACGTGCCCGCCTGGTTCCG GAAGGTGCTCGAAGGCAGCGAGGAAATGTGGTCGTTCACGGGTGAATACTGGAAGGCGCGTGAGGCCGGCTTCCCGTCGCTGCAATCGCCGCGCCTCTGGTGA
- the LOC120624500 gene encoding oxysterol-binding protein-related protein 3-like isoform X11, with the protein MKFKSPITLSTLVDLRWLLSRGCSGKNMSQGGLKHVATEPTRLESKRERRRGAAGRAAALRRAPSDSDCSGETASLSADSGDRSVRPAPPPPRSGKSRSSRRRGSEWEVLEGLKDGQRFEKRPEVFNGYLHKKRKWPLKGWHKRFFVVDGGILVYARSPTDVARGRLHGSVDVGLSVISAKARRRRIDIDADEFIYHLRAKTPDVFRTWLNVLKAHRLYRQHLLTFGARESVPKIHAPLEDMPPTDTSSQSGGPLDGVSRELGQAQLSLQQLQGYLDALELHQQAHHDTDQVSLEGASPNVKKDRRKFGLRKKKSSNKCASVELAPPHMDASNSHMALSALTAPPSPGGGASSIPASAASLPIAFLSTYLASTLVPCAATRPQSLPGAEALNAPTSLCSLTPDQQLREDFTVLAKDLVCSLKNVVATLVRERGRTRVESEGTPLLTALRTDLSSALQQNSVCHPELRSRLSRIHDASDLAEISSMGHNSAPNRPFQHSLSYSSSCVSASEFFDAEEHEENHKQNEILNADEAGVIELDGDSTSEAGSLSSEDGSASSDNSDAATEQSTLRLNENGPNTWVRRTRLPHPRPSPGGPSLWNLLYKNIGKDLSQISMPVTINEPLNMLQRLCEELEYSELLDAAAKSVDAVDRCALVAAFAVSSYAAAAHRAASKPFNPLLAETYECVRADRAFRFVAEQVSHHPPISACHAESPRWVFWQEARIKTKFWGKSMEFQPAGRVHVKLLTTGDHYSWNKVTTCVHNLFGGQRWVDQYGDMHIACQGTDIGCKLNFVKASSWSSSRHEVRGAVTEGGSGTRLRLAGRWSEALYAGDPPAARCLWRPGAMPPEHELYYGFTRFAMELNEMEPGLRDALPHTDTRLRPDQRALEEGDVDAAEQFKHQLEQAQRERRRDCTEHVPAWFRKVLEGSEEMWSFTGEYWKAREAGFPSLQSPRLW; encoded by the exons GGGAGCGGAGGCGCGGGGCTGCGGGGCGCGCGGCCGCGCTGCGAAGGGCACCATCTGACTCCGACTGCTCCGGCGAGACTGCCTCCCTGTCCGCCGACAGCGGCGACCGTTCCGTGAGGCCTGCGCCGCCCCCGCCGCGGTCCGGCAAGTCGAGgag CAGCCGTCGCCGTGGCAGCGAATGGGAGGTCCTGGAAGGATTGAAGGACGGCCAGCGATTCGAGAAACGCCCGGAAGTCTTCAACGGGTACCTTCACAAAAAACGCAAATGGCCTCTAAAAGGATGGCACAAG CGTTTCTTCGTAGTGGACGGCGGCATACTGGTGTACGCTCGCTCGCCCACCGACGTGGCGCGCGGCCGCCTGCACGGCTCGGTGGACGTCGGCCTGTCCGTCATATCCGCGAAGGCGCGGCGACGCCGGATAGACATCGACGCGGACGAGTTCATATACCACTTGCGGGCGAAGACGCCGGACGTGTTCCGGACGTGGCTGAACGTGCTGAAAGCTCATAG ATTATATAGACAACATTTGCTGACATTTGGTGCACGAGAATCAGTTCCTAAAATACACGCCCCTCTAGAAGATATGCCCCCCACGGATACATCTTCGC AGTCGGGCGGGCCGCTGGACGGCGTGTCGCGGGAGCTGGGCCAGGCGCAACTGTCACTGCAGCAGTTACAGGGCTACCTGGACGCCTTGGAGCTACACCAGCAGGCCCATCACGACACCGAT CAGGTGTCACTGGAAGGCGCGTCACCAAACGTGAAGAAGGACCGCCGTAAGTTTGGACTACGCAAGAAGAAATCCAGCAACAAATGCGCGTCTGTTGAACTCGCCCCTCCTCATATGGACGCATCAAATTCTCACATG GCTCTCTCAGCCTTAACTGCGCCGCCCTCCCCTGGGGGCGGGGCCTCGTCCATCCCAGCCTCCGCAGCATCGCTTCCTATCG CATTTCTATCAACTTATCTGGCCTCTACTTTAGTTC CATGTGCTGCCACCAGGCCTCAGTCATTACCCGGTGCGGAAGCACTCAACGCTCCTACAAGCCTATGCAGTCTAACTCCTGATCAGCAGTTGAGGGAAGACTTTACGGTGCTCGCTAAAGACCTTGTCTGCAGTCTTAAGAATGTCGTGGCTACATTG GTACGGGAGCGCGGAAGGACGCGCGTGGAGTCCGAGGGTACTCCGCTGCTGACCGCTCTACGCACCGACCTGTCCTCTGCACTGCAACAAAACTCCG TGTGTCACCCAGAGCTGCGGTCCCGCCTGTCGCGCATACACGACGCTTCCGACCTCGCTGAGATCTCATCTATGGGGCACAACTCCGCACCG AATCGTCCATTCCAACACTCTCTAAGCTACAGTTCGTCGTGTGTTTCCGCATCCGAATTCTTCGACGCGGAAGAGCATGAAGAGAACCACAAGCAGAATGAAATCTTGAACGCCGATGAG GCAGGCGTGATAGAACTAGATGGGGACTCTACCTCCGAAGCTGGATCGCTCAGCAGTGAAGATGGTTCCGCAAGCTCTGACAATTCCGATGCAGCGA CAGAGCAGTCAACTCTTCGCCTTAACGAGAACGGGCCGAATACGTGGGTGCGTCGCACGCGTCTCCCGCACCCGCGGCCTTCCCCGGGCGGTCCGAGCCTGTGGAACCTGCTGTACAAGAACATTGGCAAGGACCTCAGCCAGATCTCCATGCCGGTCACCATCAACGAACCTCTCAATATGCTACAG AGATTATGCGAAGAACTGGAATATTCCGAGCTACTAGACGCTGCGGCTAAAAGCGTAGATGCCGTTGACAGATGTGCGTTAGTTGCGGCGTTCGCAGTGAGTTCGTACGCAGCCGCGGCGCACCGAGCGGCGTCCAAGCCCTTCAACCCGTTACTAGCCGAGACGTACGAGTGTGTGCGAGCTGATAGGGCATTCAGATTTGTAGCTGAACAG GTCTCTCATCATCCGCCCATATCGGCGTGCCACGCGGAATCCCCGCGCTGGGTGTTTTGGCAGGAGGCGCGAATCAAGACCAAGTTCTGGGGCAAGTCCATGGAGTTCCAGCCGGCGGGCAGAGTCCATGTGAAACTCTTGACCACGGGAGACCATTATAGTTGGAACAAG GTGACAACATGCGTGCACAATCTGTTCGGCGGGCAGCGGTGGGTGGATCAGTACGGCGATATGCATATCGCTTGCCAGGGGACCGATATCGGGTGCAAACTTAACTTTGTTAAG GCCAGCTCGTGGTCTAGCAGCAGGCACGAAGTGCGAGGCGCGGTCACCGAAGGTGGCAGCGGCACGCGGCTCCGCCTGGCGGGACGGTGGTCCGAGGCCTTGTACGCCGGTGACCCGCCCGCCGCCCGCTGCCTATGGAGGCCTG GCGCAATGCCCCCGGAGCACGAGCTGTACTACGGCTTCACGCGGTTCGCGATGGAGTTGAACGAAATGGAACCCGGCCTGCGGGACGCGCTGCCCCACACCGACACCAGGCTCAG GCCCGACCAACGCGCGTTAGAAGAGGGCGACGTGGACGCCGCGGAGCAGTTCAAGCATCAGCTAGAACAAGCGCAAAGGGAGAGAAGGCGGGACTGTACAGAGCACGTGCCCGCCTGGTTCCG GAAGGTGCTCGAAGGCAGCGAGGAAATGTGGTCGTTCACGGGTGAATACTGGAAGGCGCGTGAGGCCGGCTTCCCGTCGCTGCAATCGCCGCGCCTCTGGTGA
- the LOC120624500 gene encoding oxysterol-binding protein-related protein 6-like isoform X3, translating into MKFKSPITLSTLVDLRWLLSRGCSGKNMSQGGLKHVATEPTRLESKRERRRGAAGRAAALRRAPSDSDCSGETASLSADSGDRSVRPAPPPPRSGKSRSRRRGSEWEVLEGLKDGQRFEKRPEVFNGYLHKKRKWPLKGWHKRFFVVDGGILVYARSPTDVARGRLHGSVDVGLSVISAKARRRRIDIDADEFIYHLRAKTPDVFRTWLNVLKAHRLYRQHLLTFGARESVPKIHAPLEDMPPTDTSSRLISPTTPARGPQAGFVSGTPGGRLAGWSIESGGPLDGVSRELGQAQLSLQQLQGYLDALELHQQAHHDTDQVSLEGASPNVKKDRRKFGLRKKKSSNKCASVELAPPHMDASNSHMALSALTAPPSPGGGASSIPASAASLPIAFLSTYLASTLVPCAATRPQSLPGAEALNAPTSLCSLTPDQQLREDFTVLAKDLVCSLKNVVATLVRERGRTRVESEGTPLLTALRTDLSSALQQNSVCHPELRSRLSRIHDASDLAEISSMGHNSAPNRPFQHSLSYSSSCVSASEFFDAEEHEENHKQNEILNADEAGVIELDGDSTSEAGSLSSEDGSASSDNSDAATEQSTLRLNENGPNTWVRRTRLPHPRPSPGGPSLWNLLYKNIGKDLSQISMPVTINEPLNMLQRLCEELEYSELLDAAAKSVDAVDRCALVAAFAVSSYAAAAHRAASKPFNPLLAETYECVRADRAFRFVAEQVSHHPPISACHAESPRWVFWQEARIKTKFWGKSMEFQPAGRVHVKLLTTGDHYSWNKVTTCVHNLFGGQRWVDQYGDMHIACQGTDIGCKLNFVKASSWSSSRHEVRGAVTEGGSGTRLRLAGRWSEALYAGDPPAARCLWRPGAMPPEHELYYGFTRFAMELNEMEPGLRDALPHTDTRLRPDQRALEEGDVDAAEQFKHQLEQAQRERRRDCTEHVPAWFRKVLEGSEEMWSFTGEYWKAREAGFPSLQSPRLW; encoded by the exons GGGAGCGGAGGCGCGGGGCTGCGGGGCGCGCGGCCGCGCTGCGAAGGGCACCATCTGACTCCGACTGCTCCGGCGAGACTGCCTCCCTGTCCGCCGACAGCGGCGACCGTTCCGTGAGGCCTGCGCCGCCCCCGCCGCGGTCCGGCAAGTCGAGgag CCGTCGCCGTGGCAGCGAATGGGAGGTCCTGGAAGGATTGAAGGACGGCCAGCGATTCGAGAAACGCCCGGAAGTCTTCAACGGGTACCTTCACAAAAAACGCAAATGGCCTCTAAAAGGATGGCACAAG CGTTTCTTCGTAGTGGACGGCGGCATACTGGTGTACGCTCGCTCGCCCACCGACGTGGCGCGCGGCCGCCTGCACGGCTCGGTGGACGTCGGCCTGTCCGTCATATCCGCGAAGGCGCGGCGACGCCGGATAGACATCGACGCGGACGAGTTCATATACCACTTGCGGGCGAAGACGCCGGACGTGTTCCGGACGTGGCTGAACGTGCTGAAAGCTCATAG ATTATATAGACAACATTTGCTGACATTTGGTGCACGAGAATCAGTTCCTAAAATACACGCCCCTCTAGAAGATATGCCCCCCACGGATACATCTTCGC GGCTAATTAGCCCCACGACGCCAGCTCGCGGGCCGCAGGCGGGCTTCGTGTCCGGCACGCCGGGCGGGCGTCTTGCCGGCTGGAGCATTG AGTCGGGCGGGCCGCTGGACGGCGTGTCGCGGGAGCTGGGCCAGGCGCAACTGTCACTGCAGCAGTTACAGGGCTACCTGGACGCCTTGGAGCTACACCAGCAGGCCCATCACGACACCGAT CAGGTGTCACTGGAAGGCGCGTCACCAAACGTGAAGAAGGACCGCCGTAAGTTTGGACTACGCAAGAAGAAATCCAGCAACAAATGCGCGTCTGTTGAACTCGCCCCTCCTCATATGGACGCATCAAATTCTCACATG GCTCTCTCAGCCTTAACTGCGCCGCCCTCCCCTGGGGGCGGGGCCTCGTCCATCCCAGCCTCCGCAGCATCGCTTCCTATCG CATTTCTATCAACTTATCTGGCCTCTACTTTAGTTC CATGTGCTGCCACCAGGCCTCAGTCATTACCCGGTGCGGAAGCACTCAACGCTCCTACAAGCCTATGCAGTCTAACTCCTGATCAGCAGTTGAGGGAAGACTTTACGGTGCTCGCTAAAGACCTTGTCTGCAGTCTTAAGAATGTCGTGGCTACATTG GTACGGGAGCGCGGAAGGACGCGCGTGGAGTCCGAGGGTACTCCGCTGCTGACCGCTCTACGCACCGACCTGTCCTCTGCACTGCAACAAAACTCCG TGTGTCACCCAGAGCTGCGGTCCCGCCTGTCGCGCATACACGACGCTTCCGACCTCGCTGAGATCTCATCTATGGGGCACAACTCCGCACCG AATCGTCCATTCCAACACTCTCTAAGCTACAGTTCGTCGTGTGTTTCCGCATCCGAATTCTTCGACGCGGAAGAGCATGAAGAGAACCACAAGCAGAATGAAATCTTGAACGCCGATGAG GCAGGCGTGATAGAACTAGATGGGGACTCTACCTCCGAAGCTGGATCGCTCAGCAGTGAAGATGGTTCCGCAAGCTCTGACAATTCCGATGCAGCGA CAGAGCAGTCAACTCTTCGCCTTAACGAGAACGGGCCGAATACGTGGGTGCGTCGCACGCGTCTCCCGCACCCGCGGCCTTCCCCGGGCGGTCCGAGCCTGTGGAACCTGCTGTACAAGAACATTGGCAAGGACCTCAGCCAGATCTCCATGCCGGTCACCATCAACGAACCTCTCAATATGCTACAG AGATTATGCGAAGAACTGGAATATTCCGAGCTACTAGACGCTGCGGCTAAAAGCGTAGATGCCGTTGACAGATGTGCGTTAGTTGCGGCGTTCGCAGTGAGTTCGTACGCAGCCGCGGCGCACCGAGCGGCGTCCAAGCCCTTCAACCCGTTACTAGCCGAGACGTACGAGTGTGTGCGAGCTGATAGGGCATTCAGATTTGTAGCTGAACAG GTCTCTCATCATCCGCCCATATCGGCGTGCCACGCGGAATCCCCGCGCTGGGTGTTTTGGCAGGAGGCGCGAATCAAGACCAAGTTCTGGGGCAAGTCCATGGAGTTCCAGCCGGCGGGCAGAGTCCATGTGAAACTCTTGACCACGGGAGACCATTATAGTTGGAACAAG GTGACAACATGCGTGCACAATCTGTTCGGCGGGCAGCGGTGGGTGGATCAGTACGGCGATATGCATATCGCTTGCCAGGGGACCGATATCGGGTGCAAACTTAACTTTGTTAAG GCCAGCTCGTGGTCTAGCAGCAGGCACGAAGTGCGAGGCGCGGTCACCGAAGGTGGCAGCGGCACGCGGCTCCGCCTGGCGGGACGGTGGTCCGAGGCCTTGTACGCCGGTGACCCGCCCGCCGCCCGCTGCCTATGGAGGCCTG GCGCAATGCCCCCGGAGCACGAGCTGTACTACGGCTTCACGCGGTTCGCGATGGAGTTGAACGAAATGGAACCCGGCCTGCGGGACGCGCTGCCCCACACCGACACCAGGCTCAG GCCCGACCAACGCGCGTTAGAAGAGGGCGACGTGGACGCCGCGGAGCAGTTCAAGCATCAGCTAGAACAAGCGCAAAGGGAGAGAAGGCGGGACTGTACAGAGCACGTGCCCGCCTGGTTCCG GAAGGTGCTCGAAGGCAGCGAGGAAATGTGGTCGTTCACGGGTGAATACTGGAAGGCGCGTGAGGCCGGCTTCCCGTCGCTGCAATCGCCGCGCCTCTGGTGA